Within Chelatococcus sp. HY11, the genomic segment GCGTTTCCACCCGAAACGACCGTGGCTATTCCAAATAGAATTGCCGCTACACCGGAGGCTTTTATAGCCACATTTATTCTATGTTTAGACATCGACCTCGCCCCATTCGCTCTTGTGAAGCGTAGCCTATCGTTCCAACTTGAAGAGCTGCTCGCCAGCCCTCATGCCGATATATCCATTGTTGGATCGCACCAATTGCACGCACCGCTCGGGAAGCAGGGTGCCGGGTTTGAGGCATAGGCCATCTGGCGTCGCTCTCCATTTCGGAGACAATTCCACAGGCCCGCCGGTCATCTTGCCTTTGCCGTTTTCAAAAAGGACAAGGGTGGTAACGCGGCCATCGTCCATCGTCATCTTCCACGGACGCCCGTCCGTAATATTGTAGGCAGGCGACATCTGCTCTGCCATTACAGGGGCAACCGAAATCCCCATCACAAATGTTGTGAACACTGAAATTAGTAGCACGAAGCGATTTACTTGACCGCTTCGGCGATAATTAATCAGGGCGTCCTTCATTTATATCTACTCCAGAGGTTGCAGAGGCCCATCGTCAGCATGGCGCTCTACACTCACGCCAACCCACGATTCCTTGGGCGGTCGATCAAAGCGTCCTTGGATAACTCCCAACCGTTTGGCGACAGCTTCGGTCGTGAGATCCGTAGAATCTTGTTTGCGGGCAAGGTCAACGACGGTTTGGACCGTCGCTTCACGTCGGTCACCCGGGCGAAGACGAGCTTGCCGACGGACCATATATGCCGTCATTAGAAAGTAACTTATTACTATCTAATGACGGCGCGATTTGTCAAGTGTGCCCAGTCCGGAGCAGGAAAGCTCTCCTGCCCTAGCCTTCTATGGCAGTAGCAAAGAGAGGATCAGCGGCAGCCCGAGACCGGACGCAAAGGGCGTTGCCGAGTAAAGGTTGACGCTGGTGCGCCTTAACCCCGGAAGCAGAGAGCTTTCATTGCGCAGCTTCAATGCCACGGCGATAGATGGCATACACGGCTGGGGCGTCACGGCGAATCCGACTAACCTTGCCGGCCAACAATGACTGCATGACCAATCCCTGAATGGTGCCGATGAACAACACGGCCGCGGCATCCACATTCAGTTCCGCATTCAGTTCGCCTTGCGCCTTGCCTGCTTCCATCAGGCGACGCAGCCGCTGTTCGTACTGACGGATCAAGGTCTGGACCATTCGCTTCGGAAGGGTCTCGCCCGGTCGTTGCAACTCCCCGAACAGCATTCTTGGCACACCCGGGTGCCTTGCCACGAAATCGATGTGCGTCATGAACATGGCTTCGAGGGCCGCCGCTGGGGTCGCCGCGCCTTCGGCCGCCTTGTCCACGCGGGCCAGCAGGCGTTCACTGACCCAGGACATGGTTGCTTCCAGGATCGCGTCCTTGGTGGGGAAGTGGCGAAACAGCGCGCCCTGCGTCAAGCCCATTCGATCCGCAATTGCGGTGGTCGTAATCTCGGCCGGGTTTTGCTCGGCCGCCAGATCCACAACGGCCTGTACGGTGGCGGCTCGCCGTTCTTCGGCGCGCAGGTATTGAGGGCGTTCGTTCACTGTTCAGATCTCCACATAGTGAGTGATGTATTACTTCAATAATCGTCAAATGTCTTCCCGGAAGAAGGTCAATCTGACGATTCGGGACAGAACGAGCGAGGCTGTGATCATAGGTAACGGTGGTCTGGTTCGGCTTGGTTCGATGCG encodes:
- a CDS encoding TetR/AcrR family transcriptional regulator, with protein sequence MNERPQYLRAEERRAATVQAVVDLAAEQNPAEITTTAIADRMGLTQGALFRHFPTKDAILEATMSWVSERLLARVDKAAEGAATPAAALEAMFMTHIDFVARHPGVPRMLFGELQRPGETLPKRMVQTLIRQYEQRLRRLMEAGKAQGELNAELNVDAAAVLFIGTIQGLVMQSLLAGKVSRIRRDAPAVYAIYRRGIEAAQ